CCCAGCGCCGCGGCCTGATCTGACCTCCTTCCACGCAACCCGTTTTGCCATGCCGCTAATACGACGCACCTGGACGGCCGCCGAGGCCGATGAATGGACGCGCGAGGACTGGATCACCATCGTCATCTCGCCGATCGTGTTCGTGCTCCTCATGGTGGGCGTCGCCCTCGCCTGCCTGTACCAGTGGGAGGGGTACCTCATGACGGCCGCCGGCGTGATCCTGCTCATCCTGATGCACTGGATCATCGACCCCAAACTGAAAGCCATCTCCGAGGAATACGAGAAAAAGCAAAAAGCCTATCTCGAAGATCTCGAAGCCAACGCCCGCTGGCAGGATGGCTGAGCGGTTCAAGGGGTGAGGTTCCAGGTGCAACGGGAGCGGTTGGATCCCTACCCCCGAGGCCCTACTCCAGAACCTCACGCCTTGCCTTAAACCTTGTACCTTGAACCTTAAACCCTTAACCCATGGACCAGGGACTCGCAACCGTCATCGGAATGAGCATCGCCTATTTCGTGTCGCTCCTCGGGATGGGGCTGGCGTATCGCTCGTATCGCCGGCACCACGGCGCTGACAAGACCTGACACCCTTCGCCATCGTCGTTCACAGTTCAACCGCGGCCGCTTATGGGCACTTCGTTCTGGGGGATCATCATTCCCGCCTTCGTCTTTCTGTTTTCCTTCGTCATGACGCTTCTGCTCTACCGCCATTTTGCGAACCAGCAGGAGCACTGATCCGATGATGCACGGCGTGCGACTGGTTCGGGTCATGGCCCTCGCGCTCCTTCTCGGTGCGGCGCGGAGCGCCGGCGCGCAGGCGCCGGCGATCGATCCGGTGCTCCAGCAGCGCATCGCCGAACGCGTCGCCCCGTTCCGCGGAGACGTCGGCGTCTATGTGCGGCACCTGCCCACAGGGCGAGAAGTGCGCATCAACGCCGACTCGCTGTTCCCCACGGCGAGTATGATCAAGGTCCCGATCCTGCTCAACCCGTTCGATGCGATCGAACACGGCCAGCTGCTCTATCACCAGCCGCTCGTCTATCGCGACTCCCTCCTGTACGAAGGCGAGGACATCCTCGGGTCGTTCAAGGATGGCGAGACCATCCTGCTGAGCAAGGTGATCATGCTGATGATCACGATGAGCGACAACACGGCGAGCCTGTGGCTCCAGCATCTCAGCGGCACCGGCACGGCGATCAACGAATGGCTCGCGAACGCCGGCTTCACCGCTACGCGGATGAACTCGCGCACGCCGGGCCGGCGGGCCGACTGGGAGCGGTACGGCTGGGGGCAAACCTCGCCCCGCGAGATGGCCGAGTTGCTGGTGATGATCCGCGAAGGACGCGCCGTGAGCGCCGCCGCCAGCGACGAGATGTACCGCGCGCTGACGCGCATCTACTGGAACGACGAGGCGCTGTCCCAGATACCGCCCTACGTCCAGGCCGCCTCCAAACAGGGCGCCGTAAATCGGTCGCGCTCGGAGGTCGTCCTGGTCAATGCGCCCCACGGCGACTATGTATTTTGCGTGATTACGAAGAACCAGGTGGACGAAAGCTGGGCGGAAGACAACGAAGGATTCGTATTGTTACGCGATGTTTCGAGGATCCTGTGGGAGTACTTCGAACGTTAGACGACCCATTCCATTCTCTCTGAGTCTACCCCGGTTCCGTTATGACGCCCCCCCAGGCGATGCTCCGGTTGTTGGCGCTGTGCCTCGGCATGGTCTTCCTCGCGGCGTGCGGCGGCCGGGAAGCGTCCGTCGTAAAGCCGGCCTCCACCGCCGCCATGGCGTTGCGCCATTCGCGGGGCGAGCTGGACGATCCGCGCATCCGGGAGGCGTCCGGGCTCGCCGCGAGCCGGCTGCATCGGGGCGTCCTCTGGCTCCACAACGATTCCGGCGACACGACGCGCGTCTTCGCCATCAATACCCAGGCCCGGTTGCTGGGCACCTACTATCTCTCCGACGCCCGCGCGCGGGACTGGGAAGACATCGCGATCGGCCCGGGCCCCGACCCCGACCTCGACTACCTCTACGTGGGCGATATCGGCGACAACCAGATGCGGCGCAAGTACATCGTCGTATACCGCGTGCCGGAGCCGGACGTGCGTCCGCACCAGGAGGCCGTGGAAGCCTCGCTCGACGGCGTCGAAACGCTGGCCTTCGCCTTTCCGGACGGACCGCACAACAGCGAGACCCTGATGGTCGACCCCGCCACCGGCGACATCTACATCGTCACCAAGGCGCTGGGGCGGCAGTCGGTCTACCGCGCGGCGTATCCGCAGCGCCGCGATACCCTGACCGTGCTCGAAAAGGTGACCGAGCTGCGGTTGCAGGGCAGCGGAGCGCTGACGCAGCTCGCCGTGGGCGGCGACATTTCTCCCTCCGGCCGCTGGACGCTCATCAAGAGCTACGATGTCGTCTATCAGTGGGATAACGGGACGGCGCCGTGGTACCGGTCCGATCCCATCGCGTTGCCCTACGTGCCCGAGCCGCAGGGCGAGGCCATCGCGTGGGCGGCCGACGAGTCGGGCTACTTCACGATCAGCGAAGAGGCCGGCGGCGTGCCGGCCGTGCTCTATTATTACGCCCTGTCGCCCCGAGAGGGCACGTTTCGCAGCACGCGGCTGCGCGACTGACGTCCGGTTGGATCATCCAGAGGCCCGTCCCTATCTTGGGTCCGTCGCGCGCAGGCCACCGCGCGGTCGATCTTTCATCATCCCATCCCTACTCCCATGCGACTGCAAAAGCTTTACGCGTGCCTGATCCTGGCATGCGCACTCGTGGTGTCCGTCCGTCCGGCGTCCGGCCAACAGAATTTCGACAACGTCCAGATCGAGACCATCCCGGTCTCGGACAACGTCTACATGCTCGTCGGCTCGGGCGGCAACATCGGGGTCTCCATCGGCGACGACGGGACGTTCATCATCGACGACCAGTTCGCGCCGCTCACCGAAAAGATCAAGGCGGCCATCGCGGCGATCACGCCGAATCCGGTGCGGTTCGTGATGAACACGCACTGGCATGGCGACCATACCGGCGGCAACGAGAACATGGGCAACGGGGGGGCGCTGATCGTCGCGCACGACAACGTGTACGAGCGGATGAGCACCGAGCAGTTCCGCGACGCAAACAACACCACGCCGCCCTCGCC
This Rhodothermales bacterium DNA region includes the following protein-coding sequences:
- a CDS encoding serine hydrolase gives rise to the protein MMHGVRLVRVMALALLLGAARSAGAQAPAIDPVLQQRIAERVAPFRGDVGVYVRHLPTGREVRINADSLFPTASMIKVPILLNPFDAIEHGQLLYHQPLVYRDSLLYEGEDILGSFKDGETILLSKVIMLMITMSDNTASLWLQHLSGTGTAINEWLANAGFTATRMNSRTPGRRADWERYGWGQTSPREMAELLVMIREGRAVSAAASDEMYRALTRIYWNDEALSQIPPYVQAASKQGAVNRSRSEVVLVNAPHGDYVFCVITKNQVDESWAEDNEGFVLLRDVSRILWEYFER